In Oscillospiraceae bacterium, a single window of DNA contains:
- the acsC gene encoding acetyl-CoA decarbonylase/synthase complex subunit gamma codes for MALNGLEIQKLLPKTNCKECGSNTCLAFAMKLAAKKANLSECPYASEEAKNVLGADSEPPVKSVTVGTAKLGEETVLYRHEKTFVHQPLLAVNVDEGSADAAEIFAEIKKYKLERVGEVLTIGCVAVTQKGSDEQAYAAFAKTAGEATGLPVIIRASTTEAAGAAAAALKGTHGVICGVNMQNADDMTAIAKENTFNLAVAAGSVDEAAQVTAYLKGKSFNELLIQYKTDSLAEQYQTNTIARRAAIKDKVKALGYAGLKFIETDDLFASARQAVTETDKYGGIIVLPTFSKAQMALLMTLRQNIYTDPQKPIQVEPKIYAIGEPNRNSEVFVTTNFSLTYFLVSGEIENSGISAYLVVPECEGMSVLTAWAAGKFSGTIIAKFAKENGLEDLVDTRRIVIPGYVSQISGELEENLPGWKVLVGPQEAGDIQGFIKAVLGK; via the coding sequence ATGGCACTCAATGGATTAGAGATACAAAAGCTTCTGCCCAAGACCAACTGCAAGGAGTGCGGCTCCAACACCTGTCTGGCGTTTGCGATGAAGCTTGCCGCGAAAAAAGCGAATCTTTCCGAATGCCCGTACGCGTCCGAAGAGGCAAAAAACGTCCTCGGCGCGGACAGCGAACCGCCTGTCAAATCCGTGACGGTGGGAACCGCGAAGCTGGGCGAAGAGACGGTTTTGTACCGGCATGAAAAGACCTTTGTCCATCAGCCGCTGCTCGCGGTCAACGTAGATGAGGGTTCGGCTGATGCGGCTGAGATTTTCGCTGAAATTAAAAAATATAAACTTGAGCGCGTCGGCGAAGTTCTGACGATCGGCTGCGTCGCCGTGACCCAAAAAGGCAGCGATGAGCAGGCTTACGCGGCTTTCGCAAAAACGGCGGGCGAAGCGACCGGATTGCCGGTCATCATCCGCGCAAGTACCACTGAAGCCGCCGGTGCTGCGGCAGCGGCGCTCAAAGGCACACACGGCGTCATCTGCGGCGTCAATATGCAGAATGCCGACGATATGACGGCGATTGCCAAAGAAAACACGTTTAATCTTGCGGTTGCGGCAGGCAGCGTGGATGAAGCCGCGCAAGTGACGGCTTATCTGAAAGGCAAGAGCTTTAACGAACTGTTGATCCAGTATAAAACCGATTCGCTTGCGGAACAGTATCAGACGAACACCATTGCCCGCCGGGCGGCCATCAAGGATAAAGTCAAGGCGCTCGGATATGCGGGTCTGAAGTTCATCGAGACGGATGACCTGTTCGCTTCCGCGAGGCAGGCCGTGACCGAGACGGACAAATACGGCGGCATCATCGTGCTTCCGACCTTCAGCAAAGCCCAGATGGCGCTGCTGATGACCCTGCGGCAGAATATCTACACCGACCCGCAGAAGCCGATTCAGGTGGAACCGAAGATCTACGCCATCGGCGAACCGAACCGGAATTCCGAGGTGTTTGTGACGACGAACTTCTCGCTGACCTACTTCCTTGTGTCCGGCGAGATCGAAAACAGCGGCATCAGCGCGTATCTCGTAGTACCGGAATGCGAAGGCATGAGCGTGCTGACGGCATGGGCGGCGGGGAAATTCTCCGGAACGATCATCGCCAAATTCGCCAAAGAAAACGGTTTGGAAGACTTGGTTGACACGCGCAGGATCGTCATTCCCGGTTATGTCTCTCAGATCAGCGGAGAGCTGGAAGAGAACCTGCCCGGTTGGAAAGTGCTGGTCGGCCCGCAGGAGGCCGGAGACATTCAAGGGTTTATCAAAGCGGTGCTCGGCAAATAA